The following proteins are co-located in the Hemicordylus capensis ecotype Gifberg chromosome 11, rHemCap1.1.pri, whole genome shotgun sequence genome:
- the LOC128335641 gene encoding BTB/POZ domain-containing protein KCTD12-like, with protein sequence MMALADHASCAKPGEDVVFPEIVELNVGGQVYITRHNTLVSVPGSLLWEMFTQKSTHSLARDSKGRFFVDRDGFLFRYILDFMRDQQLVLPEHFPERGRLQREAEYFKLPELVKSLAPKISKQNSIGEEPCQSDPEELSPSMDTARNLAAASAALAGTPGGSLPASAGGGAGPELRRSGFITIGYRGSYTLGRDSQTDAKFRRVARIMVCGKTSLAKEVFGETLNESRDPDRPPERYTSRYYLKFTFLEQAFDKLADSGFHMVACNSTGTCAFAHEQTDDKIWTSYTEYVFYRE encoded by the coding sequence ATGATGGCCCTGGCAGACCATGCGAGCTGTGCCAAACCCGGCGAGGACGTGGTTTTCCCCGAGATTGTGGAGCTCAACGTGGGTGGGCAGGTCTACATCACCCGCCACAACACTCTGGTCAGCGTCCCTGGCTCCTTGCTCTGGGAGATGTTCACTCAAAAGAGCACCCACTCCTTGGCTCGGGACAGCAAGGGCAGGTTCTTTGTGGACCGCGATGGCTTCCTCTTCCGCTACATCTTGGACTTCATGAGGGACCAGCAGCTGGTGCTTCCCGAGCACTTCCCGGAGCGGGGCCGCTTGCAGCGAGAAGCCGAGTACTTCAAGCTGCCTGAGCTGGTCAAGAGCCTGGCCCCCAAGATCAGCAAGCAGAACTCCATCGGGGAGGAGCCCTGCCAGAGCGACCCAGAGGAGCTCTCTCCTAGCATGGACACGGCCCGcaacctggctgctgccagcGCCGCCCTCGCGGGCACCCCAGGAGGCTCCCTCCCAGCCAGCGCGGGGGGCGGCGCTGGGCCCGAGCTCCGCAGGTCCGGCTTCATCACCATCGGCTACCGCGGCTCCTACACTCTGGGCAGAGACAGCCAGACGGACGCTAAGTTCCGCAGGGTGGCGAGGATCATGGTGTGCGGCAAGACCTCCCTGGCCAAGGAAGTCTTTGGGGAGACGCTGAACGAGAGCAGGGACCCCGACCGGCCGCCGGAGCGCTACACCTCCAGGTACTACCTCAAGTTCACCTTCCTGGAGCAGGCCTTTGACAAACTGGCCGATTCCGGCTTCCACATGGTGGCCTGCAACTCCACGGGGACCTGCGCGTTTGCCCACGAGCAGACGGACGACAAGATCTGGACCTCTTACACCGAATATGTTTTCTACCGTGAGTGA